From the Desulfovibrio legallii genome, one window contains:
- a CDS encoding translation initiation factor 2, translating to MAFVDCSKKYALWDLAFLLVAAGYALIGLWGVTQLSANGLAISSDLCCYAQNIAGELHRGLFAQDPLLAVPTTANSIVNLQSALAGLLQPGGDIAQGLLRAGAAGVFFHYAAFYYLGRRLLGAPLPAALFALLTGVTVWVNFGTYWGFGSGDITPRVFYAALFPLLLAATLSALDKPQLRPIILFVSGCGMYLHGISSLVASCMLFTVFFFHRAPNDSLRRHCLWLLLSLLAWSVPTLAFLCSSIKTSSAFSAQELAALQHVFGRRFLEDEGNRWHRLISHLHYASDSFPLLLGGVAGFFIVRRCGTPVMKRLASIVPTLFLGVCTAVLLSVAETSLAERLHRLPLGSELLRGVRFVVLLCWLMILCAFTCLWRRAPRWAGGIALAAVVCVLAFDQGRWACGGRYALRHALGLQQPAAVQRLARNAADYGQALQALQRIVPPQTPVFAEPDAMAVRYQLYRPLAYAFKDGSSYLYNEDPRGAARWLDLAATRDTLGLTATWLASGAAWILCGDMAESENIARHGRIVWSNDRWFIARRDLAPETPLQ from the coding sequence ATGGCATTTGTTGACTGCTCAAAAAAATATGCGCTTTGGGATCTGGCCTTCCTGCTTGTCGCGGCCGGCTACGCCCTGATTGGCCTGTGGGGGGTGACGCAGCTCTCCGCCAACGGGCTGGCCATCAGCAGCGACCTTTGCTGCTACGCCCAGAATATCGCGGGCGAGCTGCACCGAGGGCTGTTTGCACAGGATCCTTTGCTGGCCGTGCCCACCACGGCCAATTCCATCGTCAACCTTCAGTCCGCGCTGGCGGGCCTGCTGCAGCCCGGCGGCGACATTGCGCAGGGCCTGCTGCGGGCCGGCGCGGCGGGCGTTTTTTTCCATTACGCCGCCTTCTATTATCTGGGCCGCCGCCTGCTGGGCGCGCCCTTGCCCGCCGCCCTGTTCGCTTTGCTTACAGGCGTGACCGTGTGGGTCAACTTCGGCACGTACTGGGGTTTCGGTTCGGGCGACATCACCCCCCGGGTCTTCTACGCGGCGCTCTTTCCCCTGCTGCTGGCGGCGACGCTTTCCGCCCTGGATAAACCACAGCTGCGGCCCATCATCCTTTTTGTTTCGGGCTGCGGCATGTACCTGCACGGCATCAGCTCCCTTGTGGCCAGCTGCATGCTGTTTACAGTCTTTTTTTTCCACAGGGCCCCCAACGACAGCCTGCGGCGGCACTGCCTGTGGCTGCTGCTCAGCCTTCTGGCCTGGAGCGTCCCCACGCTGGCCTTTCTGTGCAGTTCCATCAAAACATCCTCGGCATTTTCGGCGCAAGAGCTGGCCGCGCTCCAGCACGTCTTTGGCCGGCGCTTTCTTGAAGATGAAGGCAATCGCTGGCACAGACTGATCAGCCATCTGCACTACGCCAGCGACAGCTTTCCGCTGCTCCTGGGCGGCGTAGCCGGATTTTTTATCGTGCGGCGTTGCGGCACCCCGGTCATGAAGAGGCTGGCCTCCATTGTGCCCACCCTGTTTTTGGGCGTGTGCACCGCGGTACTGCTTTCCGTGGCCGAAACAAGCCTGGCCGAAAGGCTGCACAGGCTGCCTCTTGGCTCGGAACTGCTGCGCGGCGTCCGGTTTGTTGTGCTTCTGTGCTGGCTCATGATCCTCTGCGCCTTTACCTGCCTGTGGCGGCGCGCCCCCCGCTGGGCCGGCGGCATCGCCCTGGCGGCGGTGGTCTGCGTGCTGGCCTTCGATCAGGGCCGCTGGGCCTGTGGGGGGCGGTACGCCTTGCGGCATGCCCTGGGGCTGCAACAGCCGGCCGCCGTACAACGCCTTGCGCGCAATGCCGCCGATTACGGACAGGCCCTGCAGGCCCTGCAGCGCATTGTACCGCCGCAGACGCCCGTTTTTGCGGAACCCGACGCCATGGCTGTGCGCTATCAGCTTTACCGGCCCCTGGCCTACGCCTTCAAGGACGGGTCTTCCTACCTCTACAATGAAGACCCGCGCGGGGCGGCGCGCTGGCTTGACCTGGCCGCCACGCGCGATACTCTGGGGCTGACCGCAACATGGCTGGCCTCAGGCGCGGCATGGATTTTGTGCGGCGACATGGCAGAAAGCGAAAATATCGCCCGACACGGCCGTATCGTCTGGAGCAATGACCGCTGGTTTATCGCCAGGCGCGACCTTGCGCCCGAAACCCCTCTGCAGTGA
- the gltA gene encoding NADPH-dependent glutamate synthase has product METSKPKKTVAPRTPMPCQPAAVRRGNFKEVALGYTREMALQEAARCLQCKKPLCVTGCPVEVPIRDFIHQVAQNNMDAAYRIIKSTNSLPAVCGRVCPQEHQCEGKCVLKAKGQAVAIGRLERFVADTYIATTACEQVTGTNACSLPLDGKKVACIGSGPSSLTCAGVCAAAGIRVDVFEALHEPGGVLIYGIPAFRLPKSVVATEIDGLRQSGVEFHLNSVGGRTVDVADLRKDYDAVFIGVGAGLPTFLGVPGENLVGVFSANEYLTRVNLGRAYDFPTQDTPAFPGKNVTVFGAGNVAMDAARTALRMGAESVHIVYRRTKAEMPARLEEVEHAEEEGVQFAMLSAPLRFNGNAELHLTSVTLQKMELGEPDASGRRRPVPIAGSEYDMSTDLAIVALGTRSNPILLEATPDLAQTQRGYIQVNEETGETSIPNVFAGGDIVTGAATVILAMGAGRRAGQEIVRRLRG; this is encoded by the coding sequence ATGGAAACTAGCAAGCCCAAAAAGACCGTGGCCCCCAGGACGCCCATGCCCTGTCAGCCCGCCGCGGTGCGCCGCGGCAATTTTAAGGAAGTGGCCCTGGGCTACACCAGGGAAATGGCCCTGCAGGAGGCCGCGCGTTGCCTGCAGTGCAAAAAGCCCCTCTGCGTCACGGGCTGCCCGGTGGAAGTGCCCATCCGCGACTTCATCCACCAAGTGGCCCAGAACAATATGGACGCCGCCTACCGCATCATCAAAAGCACCAACAGCCTGCCGGCGGTCTGCGGCCGGGTCTGCCCGCAGGAACACCAGTGTGAAGGCAAGTGCGTGCTCAAGGCCAAGGGTCAGGCCGTGGCCATCGGCCGGTTGGAACGTTTTGTGGCCGACACCTACATCGCCACCACGGCCTGCGAGCAGGTGACGGGCACCAATGCCTGCTCCCTGCCGCTGGACGGCAAAAAGGTGGCCTGCATCGGTTCCGGTCCCTCCTCCCTCACCTGTGCGGGCGTCTGCGCCGCCGCGGGCATCCGGGTGGACGTGTTTGAGGCCCTGCACGAGCCGGGCGGCGTGCTCATTTACGGCATCCCCGCCTTCCGTCTGCCCAAGAGCGTGGTGGCCACGGAAATCGACGGACTGCGTCAGTCCGGCGTGGAATTCCACCTTAACAGCGTGGGCGGCCGCACCGTGGACGTGGCCGATCTGCGCAAGGACTACGACGCCGTGTTCATCGGCGTGGGCGCGGGCCTGCCCACCTTTTTGGGCGTGCCCGGCGAAAACCTGGTGGGCGTGTTCTCGGCCAATGAATACCTGACCCGTGTGAACCTGGGCCGGGCCTACGACTTTCCCACCCAGGACACCCCGGCCTTTCCCGGCAAAAACGTCACCGTATTCGGCGCGGGCAACGTGGCCATGGACGCGGCCCGTACCGCCCTGCGCATGGGCGCGGAAAGCGTGCACATTGTCTACCGCCGCACCAAGGCCGAAATGCCCGCCCGCCTGGAGGAAGTGGAGCACGCCGAAGAAGAGGGCGTGCAGTTTGCCATGCTCTCCGCGCCGCTGCGCTTCAACGGCAATGCGGAGCTGCACCTGACCTCCGTCACCCTGCAGAAAATGGAACTGGGCGAACCCGACGCCTCAGGCCGCCGCCGCCCCGTGCCCATTGCCGGATCGGAATACGACATGTCCACAGATCTGGCCATCGTGGCCCTGGGCACGCGCTCCAATCCCATCCTGCTGGAGGCCACCCCCGATCTGGCCCAGACCCAGCGCGGCTACATCCAGGTCAATGAGGAAACAGGCGAAACCTCCATCCCCAACGTCTTTGCCGGCGGCGACATCGTCACCGGCGCGGCCACGGTCATCCTGGCCATGGGCGCAGGCCGCCGCGCCGGACAGGAGATTGTCCGCCGCCTGCGGGGCTGA
- a CDS encoding sulfide/dihydroorotate dehydrogenase-like FAD/NAD-binding protein yields MPTPILHKERLIPGKTSKLVLHAPQIAQKARPGHFVMLRVSPTGERIPLTIADTDPAQGTITIVYLVMGKTTAMLEELNQGDAVLDVCGPLGHPTHIEKHGTVICVGGGTGIAAMHHIAKGHARVGNRVVGIIGARSKDLLLFEKELASFVDELLISTDDGSYGHKGLVTDLLRDRLEKDKAVFEVVAVGPVPMMAAVAETTRPFGVKTTVSLNPIMVDGIGMCGACRVSVGGKTKFACVDGPEFDGHEVDFPELRRRLAAYREQERISLEAYQRSTHGN; encoded by the coding sequence ATGCCGACACCCATTTTGCACAAGGAACGCCTGATCCCGGGCAAAACCAGCAAGCTGGTGCTCCACGCGCCGCAAATCGCCCAAAAAGCGCGGCCCGGACACTTTGTCATGCTGCGCGTGAGCCCCACGGGCGAACGCATCCCCCTGACCATAGCGGATACCGATCCCGCGCAGGGCACCATCACCATCGTCTACCTGGTCATGGGCAAGACCACGGCCATGCTGGAAGAACTAAACCAGGGCGACGCCGTCCTGGACGTCTGCGGCCCCCTGGGGCACCCCACCCACATTGAAAAGCACGGCACCGTGATCTGTGTGGGCGGCGGCACGGGCATTGCCGCCATGCACCACATCGCCAAGGGGCACGCCCGCGTGGGCAACCGCGTGGTGGGCATTATCGGCGCGCGCAGCAAGGATCTGCTGCTCTTTGAAAAGGAGCTGGCCTCCTTTGTGGACGAGCTGCTCATCTCCACAGACGACGGCAGCTACGGCCACAAGGGCCTGGTCACCGACCTGCTGCGGGATCGACTGGAAAAGGACAAGGCCGTCTTTGAGGTGGTGGCTGTGGGGCCCGTACCCATGATGGCCGCCGTGGCCGAAACCACCCGTCCTTTCGGCGTCAAAACCACGGTAAGCCTCAACCCCATCATGGTGGACGGCATCGGTATGTGCGGCGCCTGCCGCGTAAGCGTAGGCGGCAAGACCAAATTTGCCTGCGTGGACGGCCCCGAATTTGACGGGCATGAAGTAGATTTTCCCGAACTGCGCCGCCGTCTGGCCGCCTACCGGGAACAGGAACGCATTTCTCTTGAAGCCTACCAGAGGTCCACACATGGAAACTAG
- the gmhB gene encoding D-glycero-beta-D-manno-heptose 1,7-bisphosphate 7-phosphatase, whose amino-acid sequence MDGQGVLRRAIFLDRDGTLNKDTGYVHRKEDWHWLPGVVEALKRFHAVGYALVVVSNQSGLARGMYDLAALHELEAWINADLEAKGAAIDAWYYCPHLPEITGPCSCRKPAPGLILRAAEEMGLDLARSWMVGDRVRDVEAGLAAGCRCVLLRPAQGGYEADAPVPPGVAVAPHLAAAEVLILGPELRRLRTEREIRSGRLKGVG is encoded by the coding sequence ATGGACGGGCAAGGCGTGTTGCGGCGGGCCATTTTTCTGGACCGGGACGGCACTCTGAACAAAGATACGGGTTATGTGCACCGCAAGGAGGACTGGCACTGGCTGCCCGGCGTGGTGGAGGCGCTCAAACGCTTCCACGCCGTGGGCTATGCCCTGGTGGTGGTCAGCAACCAGTCCGGCCTGGCGCGCGGCATGTACGACCTGGCGGCCCTGCACGAGCTGGAAGCCTGGATCAACGCCGATCTGGAGGCCAAGGGCGCGGCCATTGACGCCTGGTATTACTGCCCGCATCTGCCGGAGATCACCGGCCCCTGTTCCTGCCGCAAGCCCGCGCCGGGGCTGATTCTGCGCGCGGCGGAAGAAATGGGCCTGGACCTTGCGCGCTCCTGGATGGTGGGCGACCGGGTGCGCGACGTGGAGGCGGGCCTGGCCGCGGGCTGCCGCTGCGTGCTGTTGCGGCCGGCGCAGGGCGGTTATGAGGCCGATGCGCCTGTGCCCCCAGGCGTGGCCGTGGCGCCGCATCTGGCTGCGGCGGAAGTGCTTATTCTGGGGCCGGAGCTGCGCCGTTTGCGCACAGAGCGCGAAATCCGCTCCGGACGTTTAAAGGGAGTAGGTTAA
- the fliM gene encoding flagellar motor switch protein FliM produces MNKVLAQDEVDALLRGLSGGEIESETEAPEDDSGIVPFDLANQDRIIRGRMPVLEIVNDRFARLCTNALSNAVRKRVELNPISIDMTKFGEFMRSLPVPTSINIFKMDPLRGNAIMVVDSRLVFALVENVFGGSGSQPKVEGREFTRIEQAVVDKIVKIALDNMEESWRPVHDVKLELVRSEINPQFAAIVPPSDVVVVITFEVELDTALGSMVICLPYATIEPIRSKLHASFQTERLEVDHAWVARLKERLMETPVEMKVLFGRTTITGNQLLRMQVGDVLVLDTDQEDLLPCTVAGVRKYQGIAGTVKAMKAFQIIKENEPQYT; encoded by the coding sequence ATGAACAAAGTGCTGGCGCAAGACGAAGTTGACGCCCTGTTGCGGGGCCTTTCGGGCGGCGAAATTGAAAGCGAGACCGAAGCGCCGGAGGACGACTCCGGCATTGTGCCTTTTGACCTGGCCAACCAGGACCGCATCATCCGCGGGCGCATGCCCGTGCTGGAAATCGTCAACGACCGTTTTGCACGCCTCTGCACCAACGCCCTTTCCAATGCCGTGCGCAAAAGGGTGGAGCTGAACCCCATTTCCATTGACATGACCAAGTTCGGGGAGTTCATGCGCTCCCTGCCCGTGCCCACCTCCATCAACATTTTCAAGATGGACCCTTTGCGGGGCAACGCCATCATGGTGGTGGATTCACGCCTGGTCTTCGCCCTGGTGGAAAACGTCTTCGGCGGCTCCGGCTCCCAGCCCAAGGTGGAGGGCCGCGAGTTCACCCGCATTGAACAGGCTGTGGTGGACAAGATCGTCAAAATCGCCCTGGACAACATGGAAGAATCCTGGCGGCCCGTGCACGATGTGAAGCTGGAGCTGGTGCGCAGCGAGATCAACCCCCAGTTCGCGGCCATTGTGCCGCCCAGCGACGTGGTGGTGGTGATCACCTTTGAGGTGGAGCTGGACACGGCCCTGGGCTCCATGGTCATCTGCCTGCCCTATGCCACCATCGAACCCATCCGTTCCAAACTGCACGCCAGTTTCCAGACCGAACGCCTGGAGGTGGACCACGCCTGGGTGGCCCGTCTCAAGGAACGGCTCATGGAAACGCCCGTAGAGATGAAGGTGCTCTTCGGCCGCACCACCATCACCGGCAACCAGCTGCTGCGCATGCAGGTGGGCGACGTGCTGGTGCTGGACACGGACCAGGAAGACCTGCTCCCCTGCACTGTGGCGGGCGTGCGCAAATATCAGGGCATTGCCGGCACGGTCAAAGCCATGAAGGCCTTTCAGATCATCAAGGAAAACGAGCCGCAGTACACCTAA
- a CDS encoding ASKHA domain-containing protein, translating into MRLRLFSPDPAAGVRPLELEAAPGVPLSQAVWLSGLVPPLPLCGGLGRCGRCRLRFRRAAPPPLPAESAVFTPEELAVGWRLACRHTVPEAGGDLELELPAEDFYAPDAGAGAAAPKAAALSPTGLHAGQLGTSAFAAAAPGSKTAAPGSETAAPGSQVDALPDLVLAVDLGTTSLYWQAVDQEGRTAAQGHGLNPQAGAGADVMSRLAVAREPQGRGILAALVRRELQAVAEGLAVRGVGRIVRLCLAANPAMTAIFLDRDVSGLCAAPYRLDFTGDVVADVPGLPPVYVPPQPAPFVGGDVSAGLAALLERGAPRPFVLADMGTNGEMALLTDTALWLTSVPLGPALEGIGPQCGQQAGPGVVTGFALTPLGLTARLFAEPAAAAPHGAACPCSACAAVGPGTQPEPAARARGISATGYLSLLAVLLRAGLLQSDGRLDPAPAMPLTRRLAAGLEHGRLRLPHGLWLDAGDVEELLKVKAAFALALEALLRAADLPVAGVARLCLAGSLGAHVCLEDLETLGFLPAGLARRTEAVGNTALEGAALLARCPERGAAVARLCCKAHVLALTQQPDFAHDYLRQMRFGG; encoded by the coding sequence ATGCGTCTGCGTCTTTTTTCTCCAGACCCGGCGGCGGGCGTTCGGCCTCTTGAGCTGGAGGCCGCGCCGGGCGTGCCCCTTTCGCAGGCCGTCTGGCTTTCGGGCCTTGTGCCGCCCCTGCCCCTCTGCGGCGGGCTGGGCCGCTGCGGCCGCTGCCGGCTGCGCTTTCGTCGCGCTGCCCCACCCCCGCTGCCCGCCGAAAGCGCCGTATTTACGCCGGAGGAACTGGCCGTCGGCTGGCGGCTCGCCTGCCGTCACACAGTACCGGAGGCCGGGGGCGATCTGGAACTGGAACTGCCGGCCGAGGATTTTTACGCCCCCGACGCGGGGGCAGGGGCGGCGGCCCCCAAAGCAGCCGCATTGAGCCCGACGGGGTTGCACGCGGGGCAGCTTGGCACGTCCGCCTTTGCAGCGGCTGCGCCCGGCTCGAAAACGGCTGCGCCTGGCTCGGAAACGGCTGCGCCTGGCTCACAGGTCGACGCGCTCCCGGATCTGGTCCTGGCCGTGGACCTGGGCACTACCTCGTTGTACTGGCAGGCCGTGGATCAGGAGGGCAGGACGGCGGCGCAGGGGCACGGGCTTAATCCTCAGGCCGGGGCCGGCGCGGACGTCATGTCCCGTCTGGCTGTGGCGCGGGAGCCGCAAGGCCGCGGCATTCTGGCGGCGCTGGTCCGCCGTGAGCTGCAGGCCGTGGCGGAAGGGCTGGCGGTGCGGGGCGTGGGCCGGATCGTGCGCTTGTGTCTGGCGGCCAACCCCGCCATGACGGCCATTTTTTTGGATCGCGACGTATCGGGCCTCTGCGCCGCGCCCTACAGGCTGGATTTTACCGGTGACGTCGTGGCGGACGTGCCGGGTCTGCCGCCCGTCTATGTGCCGCCCCAGCCCGCGCCCTTTGTGGGCGGCGACGTGAGCGCCGGGCTGGCGGCCCTGCTGGAGCGCGGCGCGCCCCGGCCTTTTGTGCTGGCGGATATGGGCACCAATGGGGAAATGGCGCTGCTGACCGACACGGCGCTTTGGCTTACCAGCGTGCCTTTGGGGCCGGCCCTGGAGGGCATCGGGCCCCAGTGCGGCCAGCAGGCCGGGCCCGGCGTGGTCACGGGCTTTGCCCTCACGCCCCTGGGCCTGACGGCGCGGCTTTTTGCGGAGCCTGCGGCGGCCGCGCCCCACGGCGCGGCCTGTCCTTGTTCCGCCTGTGCCGCTGTCGGGCCCGGCACGCAGCCGGAGCCTGCCGCGCGGGCGCGCGGCATCAGCGCCACGGGGTACTTGTCCCTGTTGGCCGTGCTGCTGCGCGCGGGCCTGCTGCAATCCGATGGGCGGCTGGACCCGGCCCCGGCCATGCCTCTGACCCGCCGTCTGGCCGCCGGTCTGGAGCACGGGCGGCTGCGTCTGCCGCACGGCCTGTGGCTGGATGCCGGGGATGTGGAGGAACTGCTCAAGGTCAAGGCGGCCTTTGCCCTGGCCCTGGAGGCCCTGCTCCGGGCGGCGGATCTGCCCGTGGCCGGGGTGGCGCGTCTTTGTCTGGCCGGCAGTCTGGGGGCGCACGTTTGTCTGGAGGATCTGGAAACCCTGGGCTTTTTGCCCGCCGGGCTGGCCCGCCGCACCGAGGCCGTGGGCAACACGGCTCTGGAAGGGGCCGCCCTGCTGGCCCGTTGTCCGGAACGGGGCGCGGCTGTAGCCCGGCTCTGTTGCAAGGCCCACGTCCTGGCCCTCACCCAACAACCGGATTTTGCGCACGACTATTTGCGTCAGATGCGCTTTGGAGGTTGA
- a CDS encoding small ribosomal subunit Rsm22 family protein, giving the protein MPEAARLLLERLPEALRRVRPLSAAHRRSLPDDVAALSQLLTTERAGLQRPYWSSPAAVSAYLYYFLPWNLLRLTRLLAALPLSDPRAAAPAGGQALLLDLGSGPLTLPLALWLARPQWRRAPVQVLAVDTAVQPLELGRDLLAALGELSGEPVWPVRLARAPLERAARAAAPLLAGGRTRPWLVSAANVLNELRFGGHGGHGPHEDADVEAEERPQGCRDERLEALLASLGPLFWERDANSEAGTALADAAGGNSPAKLGPCRSADRSQDGVSVVASGSPCGAASELVSGPDLLVVEPGTRLGGGTVMRLRRLALEGGLRAVAPCPHSAACPLLEERGRGWCHFTFDSGGAPAWLEKISVQARLAKSGLSLAPLLLTPRAAGDAGTVEARGAMAGEGPANRGHGEGGAPSAVTKSLARVLSAPFAVPGLRGEARYACMDEGLALLEDAAGLASGDLVPVRVPERARRDRKSGAVILPAPPKK; this is encoded by the coding sequence GTGCCTGAGGCTGCGCGCCTTCTGCTGGAACGCCTGCCCGAAGCCTTGCGCCGGGTCCGTCCGCTCAGTGCGGCCCACCGGCGTTCTCTGCCCGACGATGTGGCCGCCCTGTCTCAGCTGCTCACCACGGAGCGGGCCGGGCTGCAGCGCCCGTACTGGAGCTCTCCGGCGGCGGTGAGCGCCTATCTGTATTACTTCCTGCCCTGGAATCTGCTGCGTCTGACGCGGCTTTTGGCGGCGTTGCCCCTGTCGGACCCGCGCGCGGCAGCTCCGGCCGGGGGGCAGGCCCTGTTGCTGGACCTGGGGTCCGGGCCGCTGACCCTGCCCCTGGCCCTCTGGCTGGCCCGGCCGCAGTGGCGCAGGGCTCCCGTGCAGGTGCTGGCCGTGGATACGGCGGTGCAACCTTTGGAGTTGGGCCGGGACCTGCTGGCCGCCCTGGGCGAGCTGAGCGGCGAACCGGTCTGGCCCGTGCGCCTGGCGCGCGCCCCCCTGGAACGCGCCGCCCGCGCCGCCGCCCCGCTGCTGGCCGGGGGACGGACCCGGCCCTGGCTGGTGAGCGCGGCCAATGTGCTCAACGAACTGCGTTTTGGCGGACACGGCGGGCACGGCCCGCATGAAGATGCGGACGTGGAGGCTGAAGAACGCCCCCAGGGCTGTCGGGACGAACGGCTGGAAGCCCTGCTGGCCTCGCTGGGGCCGCTGTTCTGGGAGCGGGATGCGAACAGCGAAGCGGGCACGGCCCTGGCGGACGCGGCAGGAGGGAACAGCCCGGCGAAGCTCGGCCCGTGTCGCAGCGCGGACCGCAGCCAGGACGGCGTGTCCGTTGTGGCGTCCGGAAGCCCGTGCGGGGCGGCATCCGAACTTGTGTCCGGGCCGGACCTGCTGGTGGTGGAGCCGGGCACCAGGCTGGGCGGCGGCACGGTCATGCGCCTGCGTCGTCTGGCCCTGGAGGGCGGCCTGCGGGCCGTGGCTCCCTGCCCGCACAGTGCGGCTTGCCCTCTGCTGGAAGAACGCGGCCGGGGCTGGTGTCATTTTACCTTTGACAGCGGCGGCGCGCCTGCCTGGCTGGAGAAAATTTCTGTCCAGGCGAGGCTGGCCAAAAGCGGCTTGAGCCTTGCGCCCCTGCTGTTGACCCCGCGTGCCGCAGGGGATGCCGGAACGGTGGAGGCGCGCGGCGCGATGGCCGGAGAAGGCCCCGCCAACAGAGGGCATGGTGAGGGCGGCGCGCCGTCGGCTGTGACAAAGAGTCTGGCCAGGGTGCTTTCCGCACCTTTTGCGGTGCCGGGGCTGCGCGGCGAGGCGCGTTATGCCTGTATGGACGAAGGGCTGGCCCTGCTGGAGGATGCGGCTGGCCTGGCCAGTGGCGACCTTGTGCCCGTGCGTGTGCCGGAACGCGCGCGCCGCGACCGCAAAAGCGGGGCCGTCATCCTGCCCGCGCCGCCAAAAAAATAA
- a CDS encoding integrase core domain-containing protein: protein MKTFWGDYNQQRPHSSLGWLTPEEFCRQNRTHNPTGTTKLQVVYAMG, encoded by the coding sequence ATGAAAACGTTCTGGGGGGACTACAACCAGCAGCGTCCGCACAGCTCCTTGGGCTGGCTGACGCCAGAAGAATTTTGCCGACAGAACAGAACCCATAACCCAACAGGAACCACTAAGTTACAAGTGGTATACGCAATGGGGTAA
- the brnA gene encoding type II toxin-antitoxin system BrnA family antitoxin codes for MDREHISAEEFDRRFDAGEDISGHVDWAAGRRPNKQTQRVNVDFPTWMVEALDTEARHLGVSRQALVKVWIANCLARDAHSAR; via the coding sequence ATGGATCGTGAACATATTTCCGCAGAGGAATTTGACCGCCGTTTTGACGCTGGCGAAGACATTTCCGGCCATGTGGACTGGGCAGCAGGCCGCAGGCCCAACAAGCAGACACAGCGGGTAAATGTGGACTTTCCCACCTGGATGGTGGAAGCGCTGGATACGGAGGCCCGCCACCTGGGCGTGAGCCGTCAGGCGCTGGTCAAGGTCTGGATAGCCAACTGCCTTGCGCGTGACGCCCACAGCGCCAGATAA
- a CDS encoding BrnT family toxin has product MKFEYDPAKSAANKAKHGLDFEEAKALWKDENLLEVPVLRTGEPRFLVIGCIGGKIWTGVITYRGNAVRIISVRRARKDEVEHYGS; this is encoded by the coding sequence ATGAAGTTTGAATACGATCCGGCCAAGAGCGCGGCCAACAAGGCCAAACACGGCCTCGATTTTGAAGAGGCCAAGGCCCTGTGGAAAGACGAAAACCTGCTGGAGGTTCCCGTGCTGCGCACCGGGGAGCCGCGCTTTCTTGTCATTGGCTGCATTGGGGGCAAGATCTGGACCGGGGTTATCACATACAGGGGCAACGCCGTGCGCATCATTTCCGTACGGCGCGCCCGCAAGGACGAGGTGGAACACTATGGATCGTGA